DNA sequence from the Blastomonas fulva genome:
GGCCGGTAAAGGTACGGCCGGCACCCACCGGGCGCACCTCGGCGCGGACGCCAACGCTCAGATTGGCCAGATCGGCTTCGCTCATCTGCGCGCGCAGTTCCATCTCGCCGCGTGCGGCCATGCGGAAAAGGACGCCCGTGCCTGCGCCGACCACCTGGCCGGGCTCGACATTGCGCTCGAGCACCAGGCCCGATTCGGGGGCACGGATGTTGAGACGGCCATTGCGCGCCTGCGCCTCGCGCAGCTGCGCACGGGCGATCTCGACGCGCGCGTTGGCCGCATCACGGGTCGCGCGGCGACGGTCGACATCCGCCTTGGAAATGAACCCGCGATCGACCAGCTGCAGCGCGCGGTCGAGTTCGTTCTGCGCCAGCACCGCATCGGCCTGGTTGACCTGGATCTGGGCGGCGAGCGAGCGTGCCTGCTGGGTCTGGACGTCCTGGTCGATGATCGCCAGGACCTGGCCGGTCTTCACCCAGTCGCCGGGCTGGACCAGCACACGGATGACCTGGCCGCCCTCGCCCGCGATGCCAATCGGCATTTCGCGGCGCGCGGCGAGCGTGCCGGTCGCGTTGATCACGCGCTCGACCGAGCCGGAGCCGGGAACGATCACGGTGACGGCGGGCGCCTGCGAGTCGGTACCGCCAGCACCTGCCTGCGCGCCTTCACCGGCCGCTGCATCCTTGTCGCCGCCAAAGAAATAGACGCCTGCAGCAATCAGCAGCGCGATGGCGATGACCACACCGATGATGGTATTGCGGCGCTTCTTCTTCGCGTCCTGATCCACGTCGGATCCGTAAAGATCTTCGCTGCGCGCGGTGATGGCATCCCCGCCAAAGCTGCTCTCGTAATTCATTGCCAGATCCGTCCAAACCTCGCCTCCCGGCCGGATGCAGACAGCGCGTCCCCGCATCTGCGAGGACCGGACTGACCTTGGCCGGTGGCGTTGATCCCGAACTGCCGCTTCGACGGCCGCCCAGGTTGCATAGCAGTGTGTTATCCAATTAAGTCACCGCGTGCAAGCCATAATGCGGCGCACGCGGGCTGCTCCTTATGACGTGACATCGACCATGGCAATTGTTGTGGCACAGCGGACACAACAGAAAGGGAGCAGAAGGCCTGTCCGCCCTCTGCTCCCTGTCCTCACGTCAGTTCTCGACAGTAATTGTCGAGCCGGAATGCTGTTAACGAGCGCGACCGCGCTGGACCAGGTTCACGATCGCCAGCAGAATGACTGCGCCGATGAACGCGGTGAGCAGCGTCAGCGGGTCGAACGCGCCGTTGCGCAGGCCGCGACCGCCGAGCAGACCTGCAAGCAGGAAGTGACCCAGCACCGAACCCACGCAGCCGACGACGACATTCCAGAAAATGCCCATCTGTGCGTCGCGGTTCATAACCTTGCTTGCGAGCCAGCCCATGATGCCGCCCATGATCAATGCCAGAATCAAACCCATTTCAATCTCCCGTGTGTCAAGCGATGCCAGCGATCGGGCATCTTGGGGTGGATTACGGCAGAGCGACGAAGTGGTTCCAAGGCGCGATGGGTTATTGCCGCATCGCCATTCTTTGGGCGCGCCGGGCAGCGGCAACTGATCGGCAAGCTGCTTGATTCTTTGCGTTCTGCAGGTGGCTGGACTAAGGCCGGGCGATCAACGATCCGCGCAGATGGTCTGCGCGGCATATCGGGTCGTTCGTGCACGGCACCTTCCCGAACCAGAATGAAGAATTGAGATATCATGGCAGGCTACAAGGATCCGGGCTTTCAGGAACGTCAGGCACTCGCGCAAAAAGCGCGTCAGGCTGCGCTCGACAAGCTGAAAGCCAAGCCTGCGCCCGATCCTGAAGTTGTTGCGCAGCGCCTGGCCGCGCAGGCCGCCAAGGAAGCCGCGCAAGCCGCCAAGCGCGCCGAAAAGCTCGCCGAACGCGAGCAGGCAAAGCTTGATGCCGAAGCCAGGATCGCCGCTGCCGAAGCCGAAGCCGAAAACGCGGCGATGCAGGAAGTCGAGACCGAGGCGGAAAAGAAGCTCAAGCGCGATGCACGTTATGCCGCGCGCAAGAAGCGCAAATAGCCTCAGGCTCTACCGATGATCCCGCGCGAACTCCTCGCCACCGCTGACGTCCCCGGCGGCGGCGATCCCTTGCGGCTGATCCGCCGGGGCGCCGAATTCTCGATCATGCTTGGCGCCAACGAGCTCATGAACAGCCGGTTGAGCGGCTCCGAAGAGGCGCTCGCGACGCTTGCACAGGCCCGGCTGGGGGGTGTGGCAAAGCCGCGTGTGCTGATCGGCGGGCTCGGCATGGGCTTCACCCTGCGCGCGGCGCTGACCGCTTTCGGCCCGCAGGCGGCGATCAGCGTGGCGGAGCTGGTCCCCGAGATCGTCGACTGGGCCCGCGGCCCGATGGCGCACCTGCACCAGGGCACGCTGGACAGCGCGCAGGTTCAGGTCTGCGTGACCGATGTCGGCGCGCTGATCCGCAAGGGCCCTGCGCAATATGACGCGATCCTGCTCGATGTCGACAACGGCCCCGACGGCCTGTCGCGCGAAGGCAACGACGCGCTCTACACGCTGGCGGGCCTGGCCGAGGCGCGCGCTGCGCTTCGCCCCGGCGGGGTGCTCGCGGTGTGGTCGAGCGGCCCCGACCCCCGGTTTACTTCGAGGCTGCGCAAGGCGGGCTTCGATGCGTCAGAAGAAACCGTTCGCGCGACCAAGTCAGGCCGCGGCGCACGCCACACCGTCTGGATCGCGGTTCGTCGCGACTGATCACAGCGCCGCCCAACCCCGTCATTCCCGCGAACGCGCGAATCCTGCTTGGGCGCGACGGTGGCGAAGAAGCGGGCCCCCGCGTTCGCGGGGGTGACGATCATTCTATAGCGTCAGGTGTCACTTGGCTCGCGCCGTTCCCCGGGCTCCGGCTCGATCCCATAAGGCTTGACCAGCGCCCAGACGTGATCGGGGATCATCGTCTTCATCTTGGGCCGAGCCGCGCGGCGCAGGTGGAGCACGGTCTCGACCGCCTTCATCTCGAGCCTGGCGCGCGCAAACTCGGTGCCGCGCGGGCCTACCCGTGGCATCAGCCAGCCGAAGACCTTGCGCAGCATCTTGGGCATTCGCCGCAGCGGCAGCCCGCCTGCCGCAAGCTCGGTGTTGGTCAGAAACCCCTTGACCGGACCTGCCCTTTTGCCAGCGCTGGTGAGTTCGGCCGTGCGCAGTTCGTCGCCCAGCAGGCGCACCAGCTCCTCGCCGCGTTCGTTGCGCACCAGCAGCCACTGCTTGCCGCGCCCCGCCATATAGCCGACTGTGATGTCGGCGAGCACATTGGTATAGTCGACACAGGTGCGGCAAGTGAGCGGGAAGAAATCGCCCGGCAGGTCCGATATCGGCAGCTGCAGGAACGGAATTTCACGGGTTGCCCCATCGTCGAAGCGCAATTCGACGTGATAATCGGCGCGGAACTCCAGATAGCTGATCGTCTCTGGCCGGTCGGAGAGCAGCCCCAGGAACGTGTGGAAATTCTCGGTGGTGGTGTTGTCCGAACATGGCGTGCCGATGACGTAGATCCGCTCGAACCCCAATTCCGCCTCGAGCGCGCGCAATGCGTGGATCTGGCACGCAATCCCCACCACCGCGATCCGCCTGTGCCCCGCCGCGCGCGCCGGCTCGAGCAAAGCGAGCAGCGGCGCATAGCCCATCCGCATGCCGCGCACCTCTGCCATGTCCTCAGCCCGGGTGACCAGCATCGGCAGCGGCCGCCAGCGATCGTCCGGATGCGGGCCGACGGCGAGCACCGCATCGACCGCGCCTGTCTCAAGCAGCCGCGCGCCGATTCGCGTAGTGATCCCTGTCCATTGCGCGCCGGGCGAAGACGGCACCAGCTCTGCCTGCACCATGCGGCGATAGGGGCCGAAGAACAGTTCGTCCCCCTTGGCAGCGTCGCGCGCGCGGCCATGCACCTGGCGTTCGAGCTTCGGGTAATCGGGCTGGATGAACTGGCACGCCCGCCCGCACGCCTTGGGGTCGCTGGTGCGCGATATTCCGCAATCGGTGCACAGGCTGCGCGGGGCCGCAGGGGCGAAATCCACCGTCGTGATATGCGGGTTGGTCGGTCGGGAAGTGTCCATCGAGGTTGACACTAACCGGTGCGAGGCCGGACGGCAAATTGTCCCGTTTCGCATCGACGCTTAGGCTACGTTCAGGGCAACTTCCCACGAGGTTAATTTGTCGCTACGCTTTGTGCGACATGCGAAAGGCAGAAGACATGCAGTGGTCCAGCACCGAGCGGCAGGGATGCATCGTCGCGAGCCCGGATGGCCGGGTCGACGAGGCAACAGCACAGGCTTTCACCGATCATCTGGCGAGCAGCGTCAGCCTCGCCGCCGAGTCGCCCAGTCGCAAGCTGATCGTCGATTTTGCCGGCCTGGACTATATGTCGTCGCGCGGTCTGCGCGCGCTGACGCTGGCCAAGCGCCAGGCGGACACCGCAGGCGTCGCAATGGCGCTGGCGCGGCCCAACACGGTGATGCGCGAAATCCTGGCGATCAGCCGGTACGACAAGCTGTTTGCCGTCACCGATACGATCGAGGGTGCTCTATAGGCCGAAACGCCAGCGGGGGGCCGCACCGGCGGAATTGTGAACTTGAGGGGGGTTTGGATGCTGGTCCGGTTCTGGGGAACGCGCGGGTCTCTGCCTGTCGCCGCAACCGCGTCGATCGTGCAGGAAAAGGTGGCCAGCGCGCTGCTCGCGGCATCGGGCCGCAGCTTTGCCGATCTCGACGAAGCACGCGCCTTCACCCGCAACGAGCTCGACTTCGCCACCGGCGGCACCTTTGGCGGCGCTACCACCTGTGTCGAGATCGAGGCGGGCGATGCAGCGGCGGGCGACCCCTATATCATCTGCGACATGGGCAGCGGTCTGCGCGGCTTCGGGCTCGATGCCATGCGCCGCTGTGCGGGGGGCCATGCGCGGGTCTATCATTTCTTCATGTCGCATCTGCACTGGGACCATATCATGGGCTTCCCGTTCTTCGTGCCAGCATTCGACCCCAATGCGCATATCATCATCCATTCGGGCCATGACGATGCCGAGACGGCGCTGCGGCGCCAGCAGGAGGAAATCTCCTTCCCCGTGGCGTTCGACTGGCTGCGCGCCAAGATCGAGTTCCGCACGCTCAAGCCCGGCGAGGTCTATCAGATCGGCGCTGTGCAGGTGGAACTGATGGAGCAGCATCATTCGCACAGCAGCTTTGGCTATCGCTTCACCGATGCCGCCGGAAAGGTCGCGGTGTTCAGCACCGACAGCGAGCACAAGATGGAGAAGATGCACGGCGAAGCCGATGTCGAGGCGTTCTTCGGCAACGCCGACCTGGTGATCTGCGACACGATGTACTCGCTCGCCGACAGCGTCTCGATGAAGGAGGACTGGGGTCATTCCAGCAACATCGTCGCGATCGACCTGTGCCACGGCGCGCGCGCCAAGCGGCTGGCACTGTTTCACCACGAACCGGTCTATTCGGATGCAGACATCGCGCGGATGCATGGCGAAAGCATCCGTTACGAGGAACTGACCCGCGAGCATGCTCCGCTGGAGGTGCTGTGCGCCTATGACGGCCTTGAAGTCGCCCTCTAGCGCGGCCGCGCTCCCTTCGCGCACCTTGTGGCTGGCGGCGCTGGCGGGCTTCGCCGCCGCGGCCCTGCTCAGCATCGCGCTCAGCCCGCGCGAACAGAACACCGTGTTTGATGGCTGGCAATGGCTGTCGCCGCGCGACCTGTCGCAAAGCGATGTACGCGTGGTGGCGATCGGCGATGAAAGCCTCGAGGTCATAGGCAGCTGGCCCTGGCCGCGCAGGGTGTTCGCGACGCTGACGCAGCGGCTGGCCGAGGGCGGCGCCAGCGCGATCGGCTATGACATCATCTTTGCCGAGCCCGATGCGGTCAGCCCCAGCCGCTTTTCCAGGCTCTATCCCCCCGACAGCCCCGCGACCGAGGCCTGGCTGAGCCGGCTGGGCAGCATGGACGACGAGTTTGCCGATGCGATCAGCACCGCGCCTGTGGTTCTAGGCCGCGCTGGGGTGAGCCTGGGCGGGGCAAACCCTGCCGATCTCAACCAATGGGCGACCATCACCGGAAAGCCGCCTGCCGCCCTGCCCCGCTATCCGCTGGTGCAGCGCAATCTCGATACGCTCGAACAGCGCGCACCGGGCTTCGGGCTGCTCAACGGCAAGCCCGACAGCGATGGCCGGGTGCGCGGCGTGCCGCTGGTGCAGCGTACAGGTGAAGCGCTGGTGCCCGGTCTGGCGCTGGAGCTCGCACGAGTGGCGCTCGAGCAGCAGACCGGCACCGATCCGCAGATCACCCTCACCCCGGGCTCAGTGCAGATTGGCGACCGGACGATCCCGATCGACGAGTCCGGGCGGATGCGACTGCATTTTGCCGAGATACCGCAAGATCATGTCTATTCGGCGATCGAGATCCTGTCTGAGGATTTCGACCTCGACCAGCTGCGCGGCAAGACCGTGATCGTCTCGCTGACCGCGGAGGGGTCGCCGGACATCGTCGCGACGCCTTTGGGCTCTGAGATGTTCGGCGTGCTGGTACAGGCGCAGGCGGCCGACGCGATCCGGCGGGGCGGCTGGCTGGTGCGGCCGGTGTGGAGCCAGGCGGCGGAATGGATCAGCGGCGCGCTGCTGGCGATCATCCTGCTGCTCGCCGCACGCCAGACCCGCGGGCGGATGACCTGGGGCGTGCTCGCTGCCGCGCTGGTCGTGCTGCCGCTGGCGAGCTGGCTGCTGTTCCGCTTTGCCGACACGCTGTTCGATCCGGTACGCCCGCTGTTGCTGGGCAGCGGCGCGGCACTTGCGGTGTTCGGCGCGCTGTTCAGCGAGGCCCGGCGCGAGCGCGCGGTGCTGCGCGATGCGCAGAACCGCACCGAGGGCGAGCTCGACGCCGCGCGCGCGATCCAGCTGGGCATGCTGCCCGATCGCACCGCACTGGCCAGGCTCGATCCGCGCATCGATATCGCCGCGCAGCTGGAAGCCGCCAAGTCGGTGGGCGGCGATTTCTACGACATCATCGCGCTGGATGCCGACCGGGTGATGATCCTGATCGCCGATGTCACCGGCAAGGGGGTTCCCGCCGCCTTGTTCATGGCGCTGTCCAAAGCCCTTTCGCGCAGCGTGATGCTGCGCAGCCCGGGCGACCTTGCCGATACCGCCGCGATGCTCAACACCGAGCTGATGCGCGACAGCGGCGATGCGCTGGGGCTCACCATGCTGCTGTGCCTGATCGATCTGGCGACGGGCCGGGTCGAGATGGTCAATGCCGGGCACGACAATCCGCTGCGGATCACCACCTCTGGCGAGGTGATCGAGGAGGCACTGGAAGGCGGCCCGCCCTTCTGCATCATGGACTATCCCTGGCCCGCCGAGCATCTCACCCTGCTGCCCGGCGAGGCTCTGGTGCTGATCACCGATGGCGTGACCGAGGCGCAGAACCGCGACGAGCAGCTGTTCGGCACTCAGCGGACCCGTGACGCGCTAATCGCCGACCAGTCGAGCGCGGCGGCGATGGTCGCGACCATGTGCGACGCGGTGCGCGCCTTCGAACAGGGCACCGACCCCAGCGACGATCTCACCGTGGTTGCCTTCCGCTATCTGGGTGCTAATCCGGCCTGACCTTCAGCCAGGACAACCGCCATGACCGACACCGTCCGCCCGCGGCGCAGCGCGCTGTACATGCCCGCCTCCAACCCCCGCGCGCTTGCCAAGGCGCGCAGCCTTGCCGCCGATGTGATCATCCTCGATCTGGAGGATGCGGTCGCCCCCGAGGCCAAGGCGGACGCGCGAGACGCCGCGATCGCAGCAGCGGCAGAAGGCGGTTTCGGCAACCGTGAGCTTGCGATCCGGATCAACGCGCTGGATACGCCGTGGGGCAAGGATGATCTTGCCGCCGTCGCCCACGCGCAGATCGACGCGGTGCTGATCCCCAAGGTTTGCCGCCCGACCGACATCACCGCGTGCAACGCCGCGCTCGCCGATGCGCCGTCGCGGCTGCAACTGTGGGCGATGATCGAGACCTGCGCTGTCGTTCCGCATCTCGATGCGCTGGCGGCCTTGTCGGCAGGCACCCGGCTGTCGCTGTTCGTGATGGGGGTCAACGATCTCGCCAAGGAAATGCGGGCGAAGCTGACGCCCGAGCGCACGCCGTTCCTGCCGATCCTGTCGCTCGCGGTGGCGGCGGCGCGCGCGCACAACGTCGCGATCCTCGACGGGGTGTGCAACGAGTTCCGCGATCTCGATGTCTTCTCCGCCGAGGCTGATCAGGGGCTGCTGTTCGGCTTCGACGGCAAGACGCTGATCCATCCCGACCAGATCGGCCCGTGCAACGCGGTGTTCTCGCCGAGCGCAGACGAACTGGCGCGCGCGCAGGCGGTGATTGCGGCGTTCGATCTGCCCGAGAATGCGGGCAAGGGCGCGATAAGGGTCGATGGCCGGATGGTCGAACTGCTGCACCTCGAGCAAGCTAGGCAGACGGTCGCGATCGCACGGCAGATCGCCGCGCAGGGCTGACGCTCAGCCCCCGCGGTTCTTGCGCCTCAAGTCACCCTTGCAGCGCTCCGAACAGGTCTTCACATTGTCCCAATCGCGCTCCCATTTCTTGCGCCACGCAAAAGGTCGCCCGCACGCCGCGCAGATCTTTTCGGGTAGGTTCGACTTGGTGTAGCGTTTCTCGGGCATGCGCGCGATATGGTCGCTGGCGGGCGGCTTGGCCAGAGGACGCACAACAAATCGCCTGCGCCCATCTTGCCGGACGGAAACGCCGCGCTATCGTGGGCGTCATGCGAACCCTTGCCCTGGCGCTTGCCGCCATCGCCCCCATCACCCTTCCCTTGCCAGCCCTCGCGCAGGACGAACCGCCGCGCATCGCCCGGATGGCGGTCGAGGTGGAGGAGAAATCGATCACTGAACTGTCCGCGATGCTGGCGGCTGGAACGATCAGCAGCGAGGAACTGGCGCGCGCCTATCTCGACCGGATCGATGCGCTCGACCGCAAGGGGCCCAAGCTCAACAGCGTCATTGCGGTGATGTCCGGCGCGATCGAGGAAGCGCGCATGCTCGATGCCGAACGCAAGGCTGGAACCTTGCGCGGTCCTCTCCACGGCATCCCGATCCTGATCAAGGACAATATCGAGGCGAAGGGCCCGGTCCCCACCACCGCCGGATCGACCGCGCTGCTCGCCAATGTCACCGAGCGCGATGCGCCGCTGGTGGCTCGGTTGCGCGCGGCGGGAGCGATCATCCTGGGCAAGACCAACCTGTCACAATGGGCCAACATCCGTTCGGACAATTCGGTCAGCGGCTGGTCGAGTGTCGGCGGGCTGGTGAAGAACCCCTATGCGCTCGATCGCAACAGCTGTGGCTCGTCCTCGGGCAGTGGTGCTGCGGCAGCGGCAAGCCTGGCGGCGGCGACGATCGGCACCGAGACCGACGGGTCTATTATCTGCCCCTCGTCGATCAACGGGCTGGTCGGGTTCAAGCCGACGCTGGGCCTCGTCTCGCGCACGCACGTCATCCCGATCAGCCACAGCCAGGATACCGCTGGGCCGATGGCGCGCAGCGTCACCGATGCCGCGCTGGTGCTGACCGCGCTGGCGGGAAGCGATCCGGCTGACCCGGCCACGGCGCAAGCCGATGCGCGCAAGACCGATTATGCCGCCGGACTGTCCCCCGGCTATCTTCAGGGCGTGCGCATCGGGGTGCTCAAGGATCGCACCGGCAGCAACGCCCGGGTTCAGGCGGTGTTTGCAGGCGCGCTCGACTGGTTCGCCGCCGCCGGTGCCGAGCTGGTCGAGATCGAGGACAGCCGCACCGGGCTCGATGGCCTTGGCGAGGCCGAGTTCAAGGTGCTGATGGCCGAGCTCAAAGCGGATCTCAACGCGTACCTTGCGAGCACCCCCGCCACGGTGAAGGCGCGCATGCTCAAGGACATCATCGCCTACAACGCCGCAAACGCGGTGATCGAGCTCGCCTGGTTCGACCAGGGGCTGTTCGATCTGGCCGAGAGCCAGAAGGGTCTCGACGATCCCGAATATCGCGAGGCGTTGGCCAAATCGAAGCGGCTGGCGGGCGCAGAAGGCATCGACAAGCTCCTGAAAACGCATGACGTGCGCTTCCTCATCGGCCCCAGCAACGCGCCCGCCTGGGTCAGCGATCTGGTCAACGGCGATCACAGCAGCGGCCCCAGCCAGAGCCAGCTGCCCGCAGTCGCCGGCTATCCGCACATCACCGTGCCGATGGGCTATGTCGCAGGACTGCCCGTCGGCCTGTCGATCATCGGCGGCCAGTGGCAGGACCATGATGTCATCAAGGCGGGCTATGCCTTCGAACAGGCGAGCAAGGCCCGCGTCGCGCCTGGCTATTCCCAGCGCGCAGATGCGGTGGCGGATCCGATCGCTAAATGATCCTGACATTGGAAGGCGCTCCCGCAACTGGCAAATCCTTCCTTGCCAATGCGCTCGTCGCGAAAGGTGCGACCCGGATTGCCGAAGTCAACGAGCTCTGGCGCAGACCGAACGAAGAAGCGCCGACCTGGTATCTGCGCCGTCAACTCGACCGCTATGCCATGGCGCGTGCCGCGAAGACTGCCGACGCCGTGCTTGATGGCGACTGCCTCCAGCCGATCTGGTTCGGTTGGCTGTATCCGGATCGCGTCGGCCAAAACTGGCGATATGCGGTGCGTTTTTTCCGGGACAACGCAGCCTCTTGGGGCCTGCCTGACCAGTTTGTGCTTTTGCACGTTCCGGAGGCCGTCCGCGTACAAAGGGAACGCGCCCGATCACTGCAAAGCGGTCGCAGCGCGGCCAGAGCGCAGGAAAAGGCCGACAAATATGCAACCATGGCGCAGAATCTGGCGCTATGGTTCGAAGCAATCAATTCGGCTTTTCCGGGACTGGTATCCGTGCTCGATTGCCGTCTTGCACCGGCTGAAGATTTCCCGCTTGCGCAGGCCGCGCTTGCGGCCCCCTGCCATCGTGCATTTCTGGATTGGGCCGAAGACTGGCTTGCCAACCATCAGCCGGTCGGATCGCCCGGCATTTAAAAACCCAGGATATGCTTCGCGATGTGATAGATGCTGTGCTGTTCCAGCGTGCCGTGGAAAAGGTGCGCGCTGGGACCGGCGGCTTTCAGCACCACATCCTCCCCGCCATGCGTTTCGCCCGAGGTCGGCACGGTGGCCTGCTGCTGATAGTTCAGCGCCTCGGTGTCCTCCTGCGAAGGATCGTTGCGCGGGCCATCGACCTTCGCGCCGGGGCCATTGGCGTAACCCAGCGTGGTGTAAGGCTTGCCATCCTTGGCGTTGACCGGCTCGCCATCCTCGGTGACGCTGGCAAGCCCGAAGATCGAGGTGCCGCGCGGCGGATAGCCCGCGATGGTGAAGACATGGCTGTGATCGGCGGTGACCAGCACCAATGTGTCCTCGAGATCGACCATCTCGAGCGCCTTGGCGATCGCCGCCTCGAACGCGACGGTATCATCGAGCGCGCGGCGGGCGTTGCCGCCGTGATGCGCGTGGTCGATGCGGCCGCCCTCGATCATCAGCACATAGCCCTTGTCCGCAGAGCCCAGCCGGGTGATCGCCAGCGCAGTCATCTCGGCCAGCGAAGGCTCGCCTGCCTTGTCGCTGGCACGATCGGCCTCGAACTGCATGTGGCTGGGCTCGAACAGGCCCAGCACCGGCGCATCGGCGTTGGCATCAAGCGCGCCGAACTGCGCTGCGTTCCAGATGTACTGGCCCTTGGGATGTTTCTTCTTCCACTCCGCCACCAGGTTGCGACCATCGGTGCGGTTGCCCTTCTTGTCGGCGTATTCCGGATCGCTCTGGTCCTTGGGGTAGAATGCCGTGCGCCCACCGCCCAGCACCAGCTTGAGCTGACTCGACTGCGACCATTCGACCAGCTGGCGCGCGATGTCGTGACACGTTGCGCCTGCGGGCAGTTCGCTGTTGCTTTCCCAGTTGCGGTCGACGCTGTGCGCATAAGCGGACGCGGGCGTGGCGTGGGTGATCCGCGCGGTTGAGATCAGCCCCAGCTGCTTGCCCGCAGCGCCTGCCTGCTCGAACAGCGTCGGCACGTTCTGCCCGCTGGCGGTCTCGCACTTGCCGCGCTGCGCAACCGGGGTAACCGAGAGCATGCCTGAACGGGTCTTGATGCCGGTGACGATGGCGGACGCGGTCGCCGCCGAATCGGCAACCTGGAAATCATGGCTGTAGGTCTTGATCAGCGCCGAATAGGGCATCGCGTCGATCGCGGTCTCGGTTGATTCGCCATCGCGGCCTGCCTTCTGCCCCTGCCAGATGCGCGCAGCCGTCAGCGTGCTGACCCCCATGCCATCGCCTATGAAGATGATGAGGTTCTTCGCCTTGCCCTGGTTGACCGGCGCCGCCAGCCGCGCCTCGAGCTGCGCGCGGCCCTGCGCGGCGTAATCGGCGGCGGTCTGCTCGCCGCGCTCCTTGTCGGGCGCAACCGCCTCGGGCGCGTTGTGCTGAGCGAAGCCCGGCGCAGCCCAAAGAGCGGCAAGGCACAGCAAGGCGGCAAGCGGACGGTTCATCAAAAGCACTCCTTCAAAGGCCCGGCTGCTCTGTCATGATCGGGTGACAAATTCGAGACATTTGACCGATGCGGCCCGCTCTACGTGTGCAATCGATTGCAGATGAGGCACGCGCACCCTTGACCCAGGGATTTTTGCAGCGCAGCATTGGGCCATGGCAGACATAGACACCACCCCGCCC
Encoded proteins:
- a CDS encoding efflux RND transporter periplasmic adaptor subunit; translated protein: MNYESSFGGDAITARSEDLYGSDVDQDAKKKRRNTIIGVVIAIALLIAAGVYFFGGDKDAAAGEGAQAGAGGTDSQAPAVTVIVPGSGSVERVINATGTLAARREMPIGIAGEGGQVIRVLVQPGDWVKTGQVLAIIDQDVQTQQARSLAAQIQVNQADAVLAQNELDRALQLVDRGFISKADVDRRRATRDAANARVEIARAQLREAQARNGRLNIRAPESGLVLERNVEPGQVVGAGTGVLFRMAARGEMELRAQMSEADLANLSVGVRAEVRPVGAGRTFTGQVWQLAPVINETSRQGIARIALGYDKALRPGGFASAAVISGSSQSPVLPESAVLSDDKGSYVYVVGKDNKVERRNVTTGTVTPRGIAIASGITGKERVVLYAGGFLNPGETVRPQMQGAKAG
- a CDS encoding GlsB/YeaQ/YmgE family stress response membrane protein, which produces MGLILALIMGGIMGWLASKVMNRDAQMGIFWNVVVGCVGSVLGHFLLAGLLGGRGLRNGAFDPLTLLTAFIGAVILLAIVNLVQRGRAR
- a CDS encoding DUF6481 family protein is translated as MAGYKDPGFQERQALAQKARQAALDKLKAKPAPDPEVVAQRLAAQAAKEAAQAAKRAEKLAEREQAKLDAEARIAAAEAEAENAAMQEVETEAEKKLKRDARYAARKKRK
- a CDS encoding spermidine synthase gives rise to the protein MIPRELLATADVPGGGDPLRLIRRGAEFSIMLGANELMNSRLSGSEEALATLAQARLGGVAKPRVLIGGLGMGFTLRAALTAFGPQAAISVAELVPEIVDWARGPMAHLHQGTLDSAQVQVCVTDVGALIRKGPAQYDAILLDVDNGPDGLSREGNDALYTLAGLAEARAALRPGGVLAVWSSGPDPRFTSRLRKAGFDASEETVRATKSGRGARHTVWIAVRRD
- a CDS encoding Coenzyme F420 hydrogenase/dehydrogenase, beta subunit C-terminal domain is translated as MDTSRPTNPHITTVDFAPAAPRSLCTDCGISRTSDPKACGRACQFIQPDYPKLERQVHGRARDAAKGDELFFGPYRRMVQAELVPSSPGAQWTGITTRIGARLLETGAVDAVLAVGPHPDDRWRPLPMLVTRAEDMAEVRGMRMGYAPLLALLEPARAAGHRRIAVVGIACQIHALRALEAELGFERIYVIGTPCSDNTTTENFHTFLGLLSDRPETISYLEFRADYHVELRFDDGATREIPFLQLPISDLPGDFFPLTCRTCVDYTNVLADITVGYMAGRGKQWLLVRNERGEELVRLLGDELRTAELTSAGKRAGPVKGFLTNTELAAGGLPLRRMPKMLRKVFGWLMPRVGPRGTEFARARLEMKAVETVLHLRRAARPKMKTMIPDHVWALVKPYGIEPEPGERREPSDT
- a CDS encoding STAS domain-containing protein, encoding MQWSSTERQGCIVASPDGRVDEATAQAFTDHLASSVSLAAESPSRKLIVDFAGLDYMSSRGLRALTLAKRQADTAGVAMALARPNTVMREILAISRYDKLFAVTDTIEGAL
- a CDS encoding MBL fold metallo-hydrolase; the protein is MLVRFWGTRGSLPVAATASIVQEKVASALLAASGRSFADLDEARAFTRNELDFATGGTFGGATTCVEIEAGDAAAGDPYIICDMGSGLRGFGLDAMRRCAGGHARVYHFFMSHLHWDHIMGFPFFVPAFDPNAHIIIHSGHDDAETALRRQQEEISFPVAFDWLRAKIEFRTLKPGEVYQIGAVQVELMEQHHSHSSFGYRFTDAAGKVAVFSTDSEHKMEKMHGEADVEAFFGNADLVICDTMYSLADSVSMKEDWGHSSNIVAIDLCHGARAKRLALFHHEPVYSDADIARMHGESIRYEELTREHAPLEVLCAYDGLEVAL
- a CDS encoding CHASE2 domain-containing protein gives rise to the protein MTALKSPSSAAALPSRTLWLAALAGFAAAALLSIALSPREQNTVFDGWQWLSPRDLSQSDVRVVAIGDESLEVIGSWPWPRRVFATLTQRLAEGGASAIGYDIIFAEPDAVSPSRFSRLYPPDSPATEAWLSRLGSMDDEFADAISTAPVVLGRAGVSLGGANPADLNQWATITGKPPAALPRYPLVQRNLDTLEQRAPGFGLLNGKPDSDGRVRGVPLVQRTGEALVPGLALELARVALEQQTGTDPQITLTPGSVQIGDRTIPIDESGRMRLHFAEIPQDHVYSAIEILSEDFDLDQLRGKTVIVSLTAEGSPDIVATPLGSEMFGVLVQAQAADAIRRGGWLVRPVWSQAAEWISGALLAIILLLAARQTRGRMTWGVLAAALVVLPLASWLLFRFADTLFDPVRPLLLGSGAALAVFGALFSEARRERAVLRDAQNRTEGELDAARAIQLGMLPDRTALARLDPRIDIAAQLEAAKSVGGDFYDIIALDADRVMILIADVTGKGVPAALFMALSKALSRSVMLRSPGDLADTAAMLNTELMRDSGDALGLTMLLCLIDLATGRVEMVNAGHDNPLRITTSGEVIEEALEGGPPFCIMDYPWPAEHLTLLPGEALVLITDGVTEAQNRDEQLFGTQRTRDALIADQSSAAAMVATMCDAVRAFEQGTDPSDDLTVVAFRYLGANPA
- a CDS encoding HpcH/HpaI aldolase/citrate lyase family protein; protein product: MTDTVRPRRSALYMPASNPRALAKARSLAADVIILDLEDAVAPEAKADARDAAIAAAAEGGFGNRELAIRINALDTPWGKDDLAAVAHAQIDAVLIPKVCRPTDITACNAALADAPSRLQLWAMIETCAVVPHLDALAALSAGTRLSLFVMGVNDLAKEMRAKLTPERTPFLPILSLAVAAARAHNVAILDGVCNEFRDLDVFSAEADQGLLFGFDGKTLIHPDQIGPCNAVFSPSADELARAQAVIAAFDLPENAGKGAIRVDGRMVELLHLEQARQTVAIARQIAAQG